In the Candidatus Methylomirabilota bacterium genome, one interval contains:
- a CDS encoding DMT family transporter, protein MRAPSPDSRIRTYGLLIVVVLIWASYPALNKIAMRDIPPFTLAAFRCTLASGILTLLLWRDVGAGEQPITRADLPGLVVLGVSGITVSTGFFYLAVALTTASNAVILTAATPVMVAVGGHLFFGERLGRLQWTGVGCSALGVLLTVTRGQLRLLEAPPHLGDALAVVGQVAWATYTLYGKRVLTRLSPRAATTAAYLIGTAFLIPLAIVLAPAFPPPVLTSGTAWAVVVFQGTLGTLSHIWYYRGVQTIGPSVTAIFMNFQPLAGLLLAMVVVGETISVAQVLGVAAILAGVWMTTRRADRR, encoded by the coding sequence GTGCGCGCGCCTTCCCCCGACTCCCGAATCAGGACCTATGGCCTCCTGATCGTCGTCGTCCTCATCTGGGCCAGCTATCCGGCCCTGAACAAGATCGCCATGCGCGACATTCCCCCCTTCACCCTGGCCGCCTTCCGGTGCACCCTCGCCTCCGGCATTCTGACGCTTCTGCTCTGGCGCGACGTCGGGGCCGGGGAGCAGCCGATCACCCGGGCCGATCTCCCCGGGCTCGTCGTCCTGGGCGTCTCGGGCATCACGGTCTCGACCGGGTTCTTTTATCTGGCGGTCGCGCTGACCACGGCGTCGAACGCGGTGATCCTGACGGCCGCGACTCCCGTCATGGTCGCCGTCGGTGGGCACCTCTTCTTCGGCGAACGCCTGGGCCGGCTCCAGTGGACCGGAGTCGGCTGCTCGGCGCTCGGCGTCCTGCTCACGGTGACACGGGGCCAGCTCCGGCTGCTCGAGGCGCCGCCCCACCTCGGCGACGCCCTCGCGGTCGTCGGACAGGTCGCCTGGGCGACGTACACCCTCTACGGCAAGCGTGTCCTGACCCGACTCTCACCGCGAGCCGCCACGACCGCCGCCTACCTGATCGGGACCGCGTTCCTGATCCCGCTCGCGATCGTCCTGGCGCCCGCCTTTCCGCCGCCCGTGCTCACGTCCGGGACCGCCTGGGCCGTCGTCGTCTTCCAGGGGACCCTCGGCACCCTGTCTCACATCTGGTACTACCGTGGCGTCCAGACCATCGGCCCCTCGGTCACCGCGATCTTCATGAACTTCCAGCCTCTGGCGGGTCTCCTGCTGGCGATGGTCGTCGTCGGCGAGACCATCTCGGTCGCCCAGGTGCTGGGCGTCGCCGCCATCCTGGCCGGCGTCTGGATGACCACCCGGCGCGCCGACCGGCGGTGA
- a CDS encoding cyclase family protein: MEAHSPAPSVGWIDITLPIESGMVVYEGDPPVRVTPALVLERGDPANVSHLALGSHTGTHLDAPRHFIPGGATVDHLPLDTLVGPARVVECPAGPIRPDSLAPALGRDGPAGRREARVLVKTGNSRLWMHGRFARDYQALTLEAARELVRAGVLLVGVDYLSIEAFGGDGGAFPVHRCLLAAGVVILEGLDLSAVGPGRYELLCLPLRLKAGDGAPARAVLRPLWDTRC, translated from the coding sequence ATGGAGGCTCACTCGCCGGCGCCGTCGGTCGGGTGGATCGATATCACGCTCCCGATCGAGTCGGGCATGGTCGTCTACGAGGGCGACCCCCCGGTACGGGTGACGCCGGCGCTGGTCCTCGAGCGCGGCGACCCCGCCAACGTGAGCCACCTCGCGCTCGGCTCGCACACGGGCACTCACCTGGACGCGCCGCGCCACTTCATCCCGGGCGGCGCGACGGTGGATCATCTGCCCCTGGACACCCTCGTCGGCCCCGCCCGGGTGGTCGAGTGCCCGGCCGGGCCGATTCGGCCCGACAGTCTCGCCCCCGCGCTGGGGCGCGACGGGCCGGCCGGCCGCCGGGAGGCCCGCGTGCTCGTGAAGACCGGGAACTCCCGCTTGTGGATGCACGGGCGCTTCGCCCGGGACTACCAGGCCCTCACGCTGGAAGCGGCCCGGGAGCTGGTCCGAGCCGGCGTCCTGCTGGTCGGCGTGGACTACCTCTCCATCGAGGCGTTCGGCGGCGACGGCGGGGCCTTTCCGGTCCACCGGTGTCTCCTCGCGGCCGGGGTCGTGATTCTCGAGGGACTCGACCTCTCCGCGGTCGGGCCGGGCCGGTACGAGCTCCTCTGCTTGCCGCTCCGGCTCAAGGCGGGGGACGGGGCGCCAGCCCGCGCCGTGCTCCGACCGCTGTGGGACACGCGATGCTGA